One segment of Myotis daubentonii chromosome 11, mMyoDau2.1, whole genome shotgun sequence DNA contains the following:
- the TMEM203 gene encoding transmembrane protein 203 gives MLFSLRELVQWLGFATLELFVHLLALLAFSVLLALRVDGLAPGLSWWDVFVPFFAADGLSSYFTTIVSVRLFQDGEKRLAVLRLFWILTVLSLKFVFEMLLCQKLVEQTRELWFGLITSPVFILLQLLMIRACRVN, from the coding sequence ATGCTCTTCTCGCTCCGGGAGCTGGTGCAGTGGCTGGGCTTCGCCACCTTGGAGCTCTTCGTGCACCTGCtggccctgctggccttctccGTGCTGCTGGCGCTGCGCGTGGACGGCCTGGCGCCCGGCCTCTCCTGGTGGGACGTGTTCGTGCCTTTCTTCGCCGCCGACGGGCTCAGCAGCTACTTCACCACCATCGTGTCGGTGCGTCTCTTCCAGGACGGGGAGAAGCGGCTGGCCGTGCTCCGCCTCTTCTGGATCCTCACGGTTCTCAGCCTCAAGTTCGTGTTCGAGATGTTGCTGTGCCAGAAGCTGGTGGAGCAGACGCGGGAGCTCTGGTTCGGCCTGATCACGTCTCCCGTCTTCATTCTCCTGCAGCTGCTCATGATCCGCGCCTGCCGGGTCAACTAG
- the TPRN gene encoding taperin, protein MAGLGRPGPGPRAGMPAWKREILERKRAKLAALTGGSAPGAGADAAGPAEPAGERLVLADSLGPLCENPFMRLESERRRGARRGGGAGAGAAGARPVQQLLELYRRVPGVRTIRADNILIIESVPGFPPAAPDPATGLAARIRAAEVLVYEAPPSPGRVSRLLQKFDPPAAPRRRGSPERSRPPPPPPPQPPALRPAAPRVGERASCLEPERRGTGPGARRSDFLQKTSSNSFTVHPRGLHRAAGACPLPNGPAAPESPAGAANGIAGSGLGPGEYKPKVESGEPPARPPPSPGTPSATPASPPALPRPSPASATPSQRRWVSSATSANDSFEIRPASKPDMDTIPAGDLQARALASLRVNSRNSFVFVPKRKATGAPPPQGRRPVRLPEGEAVRASQRPQRGAQLVSGADGAPVGERSPLGVPEGACPRPATALVDQAVRWQRPSSPPPSLPAAAAEAEPSQGFGASGLAKNGGEPGRPGLPVTFIDEVDSEDEDPQEAKLPCSGARGPPRYHPSELLHQGGNTFTVVPKRKPGVLLANGEPGPLEAEEVEVDRLSEPPAVLGTGLKKRYPTVHEIEVIGGYLALQKSCLTKAGSSRKKMKISFNDKSLHTTFEYPSESSLVQEAQAEAEGEEEEEEEEEEEEEGSSGLNGAVEKPLALFLPRATFVHSVAPDSPRLPDGSSGLSSYTPKHSMAFSKWQEQPLAQAPGEVEPSLKEAMLTPASHSDLSDFRSEPALYF, encoded by the exons ATGGCCGGCCTGGGGCGGCCGGGCCCGGGGCCCCGCGCCGGGATGCCCGCCTGGAAGCGGGAGATCCTGGAGCGGAAGCGGGCCAAGCTGGCGGCCCTGACCGGGGGCTCGGCGCCGGGGGCCGGGGCGGACGCGGCGGGACCCGCGGAGCCGGCGGGCGAGCGGCTCGTGCTGGCCGATAGCCTGGGCCCGCTGTGCGAGAACCCGTTCATGCGGCTCGAGTCGGAGCGGCGGCGCGGAgcgcggcgcggcggcggcgcgggcgcgGGAGCGGCGGGGGCGCGGCCGGTGCAGCAGCTCCTGGAGCTGTACCGCCGGGTGCCGGGCGTGCGGACCATCCGCGCCGACAACATCCTCATCATCGAGTCGGTGCCCGGCTTTCCGCCCGCCGCTCCCGACCCCGCCACCGGCCTGGCTGCCCGCATCCGCGCCGCCGAGGTGCTTGTGTACGAGGCGCCGCCGTCGCCGGGCCGCGTCAGCCGTCTGCTCCAGAAGTTCGACCCGCCGGCCGCGCCGCGCCGTCGCGGGAGCCCGGAGCGCAGtcgccccccgccgccgccgccgccccagcCGCCTGCCCTCCGCCCGGCCGCCCCGCGCGTGGGCGAGCGCGCCTCCTGCTTGGAGCCCGAGCGGCGCGGCACCGGGCCCGGCGCCCGGCGCAGCGACTTCTTGCAGAAGACCAGCAGCAACTCGTTCACCGTCCACCCCCGGGGCCTGCACCGCGCGGCGGGCGCTTGCCCGCTCCCCAACGGGCCCGCGGCCCCGGAGTCCCCGGCCGGCGCTGCCAATGGCATCGCGGGCTCCGGCCTTGGGCCGGGCGAGTACAAGCCAAAGGTGGAGTCGGGGGAGCCTccggcccgcccgccccccagccccgggaCCCCCAGTGCCACTCCAGCCTCGCCCCCGGCcttgcccaggcccagccctgccagtGCCACTCCCAGCCAGCGCCGCTGGGTCTCCTCGGCCACCAGCGCCAATGACTCCTTCGAGATACGGCCGGCCTCCAAGCCCGACATGGACACGATTCCCGCGGGGGACCTGcaggcccgggccctggccaGTCTCCGTGTGAACTCCCGCAACTCCTTCGTGTTCGTCCCCAAGCGCAAGGCCACCGGGGCCCCTCCGCCCCAAGGGAGGCGGCCTGTGCGGCTGCCAGAGGGAGAGGCCGTCCGGGCCTCCCAGCGCCCGCAGCGCggagcccagctggtgtctgGAGCTGACGGTGCACCCGTGGGAGAGAGGAGCCCCTTGGGGGTCCCGGAGGGGgcctgccccaggccagccacTGCCCTAGTGGACCAGGCTGTCAGGTGGCAGAGGCCATCCTCGCCGCCCCCATCCCTCCCGGCGGCCGCCGCCGAAGCTGAGCCTTCCCAGGGCTTCGGGGCGTCCGGCTTGGCCAAGAATGGCGGGGAGCCCGGAAGGCCAGGGCTGCCCGTCACCTTCATCGATGAGGTGGACTCGGAGGATGAGGACCCCCAAGAAGCCAAACTGCCCTGCTCGGGGGCCAGGGGGCCTCCCCGGTACCACCCATCGGAGCTCCTGCACCAAGGTGGCAACACCTTCACGGTGGTGCCCAAGAGGAAGCCAGGGGTCCTGCTGGCCAACGGGGAGCCCGGGCCACTGGAGGCTGAGGAAGTGGAGGTGGACCGCCTGTCGGAGCCCCCTGCTGTGCTGGGGACCGGCCTGAAGAAGCGTTACCCCACCGTGCACGAGATCGAGGTGATTGGCGGCTACCTGGCCCTGCAGAAGTCCTGCCTCACCAAGGCTGGCTCCTCGAGAAAGaag ATGAAGATCTCCTTCAACGACAAGAGCCTGCACACCACGTTTGAGTACCCATCCGAGAGCTCCCTGGTGCAGGAGGCCCAGGCGGAGGCCgagggcgaggaggaggaggaggaggaggaggaggaggaggaggagggcagctcCGGCCTGAACGGGGCAGTGGAGAAGCCCCTGGCGCTCTTCCTGCCCCGAGCCACCTTTGTGCACAGTGTGGCGCCCGACAGCCCTCGCCTGCCAGACGGCAGCTCAG GCCTGTCCAGCTACACTCCAAAGCACTCCATGGCCTTCAGCAAGTGGCAGGAGCAGCCTTTGGCCCAGGCCCCGGGGGAGGTGGAGCCCTCACTGAAGGAGGCCATG CTCACCCCCGCCAGCCACAGCGACCTTTCGGACTTCCGCAGCGAGCCAGCCCTGTATTTCTGA
- the SSNA1 gene encoding microtubule nucleation factor SSNA1 produces MTQQGAALQNYNNELVKCIEELCQKREELCRQIQQEEEEKQRLQNEVRQLTEKLARVNENLARKIASRNEFDRTIAETEAAYLKILESSQTLLSVLKREAGNLTKATASEQKGSAGKES; encoded by the exons ATGACCCAGCAGGGCGCGGCGCTGCAGAACTACAACAACGAGCTGGTCAAGT GCATCGAGGAGCTGTGCCAGAAGCGCGAGGAGCTGTGCCGGCAGAtccagcaggaagaggaggagaagcagcggCTGCAGAACGAGGTGCGGCAGCTGACCGAGAAGCTGGCCCGAGTCAACGAGAACCTGGCGCGCAAGATCGCCTCTCGGAATGAGTTCGACCGGACCATCGCGGAGACGGAGGCCGCCTATCTCAAG ATCCTGGAGAGCTCGCAGACTCTGCTTAGCGTCCTGAAGAGGGAGGCGGGCAACCTGACCAAGGCCACAGCCTCGGAGCAGAAGGGCAGTGCAGGCAAGGAGAGCTGA
- the ANAPC2 gene encoding anaphase-promoting complex subunit 2 has product MAAAAEGPPGPAQELRGAWNTASSRTSGTVPPKEEELRAAVEVLRAHGLHSVLEEWFLEVLQSDLQANISPEFWNAVSQRESCADEPQCLLLLLDAFALLESRLDPYLRSLELLEKWTRLGLLMGTGAQGLRDKVHTTLRGVLFFSTPRTFQEMVQRLYGRFLRVYMQSKRKGEGGTDPELEGDLDSRYARRRYYRLLQSPLCAGCGSEKQQCWCRQALEQFHQLSQVLHRLSLLERVSAEAVTITLHQVTRERMEDRCRGEYERSFLREFHKWIERVVGWLGKVFLQDGPARPASPEAGPTLRRWRCHAQRFFYRTYAGLRIEELFSIIRDFPDSRPAVEDLKYCLERTDQRQQLLVSLKAALETRLLHPGVNTCDIITLYISAIKALRVLDPSMVILEVACEPVRRYLRTREDTVRQIVAGLTGDSDGTGDLAVELSKTDPASLETGQDSEDDSGEPEDWVPDPVDADPGKSSSRRRSSDIISLLVSIYGSKDLFINEYRSLLADRLLHQLSFSPEREIRNVELLKLRFGEAPMHFCEVMLKDMADSRRINANIREEDEKRPLEEQPPFGVYAVILSSEFWPPFKDEKLEVPEDIREALEVYCRKYEKLKAMRTLSWKHTLGLVTMDVELADRTLSVAVTPVQAVVLLYFQDQASWTLEALSKAVKMPVALLRRRMAVWLQQGVLREEPAGTFSVVEEERPQDRDNMVLIDSDDESDSGMASQADQKEEELLLFWTYIQAMLTNLESLSLERIYSMLRMFVVTGPALAEIDLQELQAFLQKKVRDQQLVFAAGVYRLPKSCS; this is encoded by the exons atggcggcggcggcggaggggcCCCCCGGGCCGGCCCAGGAGCTGCGCGGGGCCTGGAACACC GCGTCCTCCCGGACCAGCGGCACAGTCCCGCCGAAGGAGGAGGAGCTGCGGGCGGCGGTGGAGGTGCTGAGGGCGCACGGCCTGCACTCGGTCCTGGAGGAGTGGTTCCTCGAGGTGCTGCAGAGCGACCTGCAGGCCAACATCTCCCCGGAGTTTTGGAACGCCGTCTCCCAGCGCGAGAGCTGCGCCGACGAGCCGcagtgcctgctgctgctgctggacgcCTTCGCGCTGCTGGAGAGCCGCCTGGACCCCTACCTGCGCAGCCTGGAGCTGCTGGAGAAGTGGACCCGCCTGGGCCTGCTGATGGGCACCGGCGCCCAGGGGCTGCGGGACAAGGTCCACACCACGCTGCGGGGCGTCCTGTTCTTCTCCACCCCCAGGACCTTCCAGGAGATGGTGCAGCGCCTCTACGGGCGCTTCTTGAGGGTCTACATGCAGAGTAAGCGGAAAGGAGAGGGGGGCACGGACCCTGAGCTGGAGGGGGACTTGGACAGCAGGTATGCCCGCCGCCGGTACTACCGGCTCCTGCAGAGCCCCCTGTGCGCGGGGTGCGGCAGCGAGAAGCAGCAGTGCTGGTGCCGCCAGGCCCTGGAGCAGTTCCACCAGCTCAGCCAGGTCCT GCACAGGCTCAGTCTGCTGGAGCGGGTCAGTGCCGAGGCCGTGACCATCACGCTGCACCAGGTGACCCGGGAGCGGATGGAGGACCGCTGCCGGGGCGAGTATGAGCGCTCCTTCCTGCGGGAGTTCCACAAG TGGATCGAGAGGGTGGTCGGCTGGCTGGGCAAGGTGTTCCTGCAGGAcggccccgcccggcccgcgTCCCCCGAGGCCGGCCCCACGCTGCGCCGCTGGCGCTGCCACGCGCAGAGGTTCTTCTACCGCACGTACGCCGGCCTGCGCATCGAGGAGCTCTTCAGCATCATCCGAG ACTTCCCCGACTCCCGGCCGGCCGTGGAGGACCTCAAGTACTGCCTGGAGAGGACTGACCAGCGGCAGCAGCTGCTCGTGTCCCTCAAGGCTGCCCTGGAGACGCGGCTTCTCCACCCAG GCGTCAACACGTGTGACATCATCACCCTCTACATCTCGGCCATCAAGGCGCTGCGCGTGCTGGACCCCTCCATGGTCATCCTGGAGGTGGCCTGCGAGCCCGTCCGCCGCTACCTGAG GACGCGGGAGGACACGGTGCGGCAGATCGTGGCCGGGCTGACGGGGGACTCGGACGGGACCGGGGACTTGGCCGTCGAGCTGTCCAAGACGGACCCGGCGAGCCTGGAGACTGGCCAGGACAGCGAGGACGACTCCGGGGAGCCTGAAGACTGGGTCCCCGACCCCGTGGACGCTGACCCAG GGAAGTCCAGCTCCAGGCGGCGCTCCTCGGACATCATCAGCCTGCTGGTCAGCATCTACGGCAGCAAGGACCTGTTCATCAACGAGTACCGCTCGCTGCTGGCCGACCGCCTGCTGCACCAGCTCAGCTTCAGCCCCGAGCG GGAGATCCGCAACGTGGAGCTGCTGAAGCTGCGGTTCGGCGAGGCCCCCATGCACTTCTGCGAGGTCATGCTGAAG GACATGGCCGACTCCCGCCGCATCAACGCCAACATCCGCGAGGAGGACGAGAAGCGGCCCCTGGAGGAGCAGCCGCCATTCGGGGTCTATGCCGTCATCCTGTCCAGCGAGTTCTGGCCCCCCTTCAAGGACGAGAAGCTGGAGGTGCCAGAGGACATCCGGGAGGCCCTGGAGGTCTACTGCAGGAAGTACGAGAAGCTGAAG GCCATGCGCACCCTCAGCTGGAAGCACACGCTGGGGCTGGTGACCATGGACGTGGAGCTGGCCGACCGCACGCTCTCCGTGGCCGTGACCCCCGTGCAGGCCGTGGTCTTGCTGTACTTCCAGGACCAAG CCAGCTGGACCCTGGAAGCGCTGAGCAAGGCGGTGAAGATGCCGGTGGCGCTGCTGCGCAGGCGGATGGCGGTGTGGCTGCAGCAGGGCGTGCTGCGCGAGGAGCCCGCCGGCACCTTCTCGGTGGTGGAGGAGGAGCGGCCGCAGGACCGCGACAACATGGTGCTCATCGACAGCGACGACGAGAGCGACTCGGGCATGGCCTCGCAGGCCGaccagaaggaggaggagctgctg CTCTTCTGGACGTACATCCAGGCCATGCTGACCAACCTGGAGAGCCTGTCGCTGGAGCGCATCTACAGCATGCTGCGCATGTTCGTGGTCACCGGCCCCGCGCTGGCTGAGATCGACctgcaggagctgcaggcctTCCTGCAGAAGAAGGTGCGCGACCAGCAGCTCGTCTTCGCTGCCGGCGTCTACCGCCTGCCCAAGAGCTGCAGCTGA
- the TMEM210 gene encoding transmembrane protein 210, whose product MAPWPQPDFCLLGSPLGLICWSLLIPAAAGNHCDCSLGLSREALIALLVVLVGISASCFFALVIVVVGVIRAKGETCTGTMDSSLVQEDHLDLQTVHVESHHMDANLELSPEDQGLVTIPMDPAQALEEPLCPPLPE is encoded by the exons ATGGCCCCCTGGCCGCAGCCTGACTTCTGCCTGCTTGGCAGCCCCCTGGGCCTGATATGCTGGTCCCTTTTGATCCCGGCTGCAG CTGGAAACCACTGCGACTGCAGCCTGGGCCTCAGCCGGGAGGCCCTCATTGCcctgctggtggtgctggtgggcATCAGTGCCAGCTGCTTCTTTGCCCTGGTCATCGTGGTGGTCGGCGTCATCCGAGCCAAGGG TGAGACATGCACAGGAACCATGGACAGCAG TTTGGTGCAGGAGGACCACCTGGACCTGCAAACGGTGCACGTGGAGTCCCACCACATGGACGCCAACCTGGAGCTCTCCCCAGAGGACCAGGGCCTGGTCACCATTCCCATggaccctgcccaggccctggaggagccTCTCTGCCCACCGCTGCCTGAGTAG
- the LRRC26 gene encoding leucine-rich repeat-containing protein 26 — protein sequence MPSPSSSWPPLWLLLLWLLLLSPWPVRAPAPAAATPTGTQMGTPGSRACPEACACAPGGQVNCSGRALSEVPDGLSPRARDLLLDRNRVHTLPPGAFVGAGALLRLDLRENGLRWVHARAFWGLGALQQLDLGANQLQALAPGTFTPLRALRNLSLAGNRLARLEPAALGALPLLRALSLRDNELSALEPGLLAGLPALRALRLRGNPWACGCALRPLCAWLRAHPRPAPEAETLLCVSPGRLTLSPLTAFPDAAFSRCAQPLAPRDLVVIYVLGPLSFLASLAACLALGLVVTACKGRRQLAFARAPRRPPNPSPRGAPPADSGSPAAAGI from the exons ATGCCGAGCCCCTCTTCCTCTTGGCCGCCgctctggctgctgctgctgtggctgctgctgctgtcgcCGTGGCCAGTCCGGGCTCCAGCACCTGCAGCGGCCACCCCGACGGGGACCCAGATGGGAACCCCAGGCTCCCGAGCCTGCCCGGAGGCGTGCGCGTGCGCACCGGGCGGCCAGGTCAACTGCTCGGGGCGCGCGCTGTCCGAGGTGCCCGATGGCCTGAGCCCCCGCGCGCGCGACCTGCTGCTGGACCGCAACCGCGTGCACACGCTGCCGCCCGGAGCCTTCGTGGGCGCGGGTGCGCTGCTGCGCCTGGACCTGCGCGAGAACGGCCTGCGCTGGGTGCACGCGCGCGCCTTCTGGGGCCTGGGCGCGCTGCAGCAGCTGGACCTCGGCGCCAACCAGCTGCAGGCGCTGGCGCCCGGCACCTTCACGCCGCTGCGCGCGCTGCGCAACCTCTCGCTGGCGGGCAACCGACTGGCGCGCCTGGAGCCCGCGGCGCTGGGCGCGCTCCCGCTGCTGCGCGCGCTCAGCCTGCGGGACAACGAGCTGTCCGCGCTCGAGCCCGGGCTGCTGGCCGGCCTGCCCGCACTCCGCGCGCTGCGTCTGCGCGGCAACCCCTGGGCCTGCGGCTGCGCGCTGCGCCCGCTCTGCGCCTGGCTGCGCGCTCACCCGCGGCCCGCGCCAG AGGCCGAGACGCTGCTCTGCGTGTCGCCGGGGCGCCTGACACTCAGCCCCTTGACGGCCTTCCCCGACGCCGCCTTCAGCCGTTGCGCGCAGCCGCTCGCCCCGCGGGACCTGGTCGTGATCTACGTGCTCGGGCCCCTCTCCTTCCTCGCCAGCCTGGCCGCCTGCCTGGCGCTGGGCTTGGTGGTCACCGCCTGCAAGGGGCGCCGCCAACTCGCCTTCGCCCGCGCCCCGCGGAGACCTCCGAACCCCAGCCCGCGCGGGGCCCCGCCTGCGGACTCTGGGAGCCCCGCCGCCGCTGGGATCTGA